The DNA region TATCATGTCTGGAATTGCTTTTTCGAAAATCAATCTAACAAATCTTATTGACCATCATATAGCACTATTAGAACGTTTTGGTATTAAAGATGAAGTTCCTTTCTCCTTGATTTTCTTTTCTCTTGAAGACCGTAAAGAGATTGATAGTTTAGAGATGTTCCAACGGATTTTAAGAAGAACAGATGCTATCTTTAATCATAGTAATCATTATGTCGTTATGCTGACAGGAACTGACTGGAATGGTGCAACAGAAGTACTTTCTGGTATTCAAAGCTTTTTAGATCAAAAACCGTATGATAATGTGGTTACTTACCCAGACGATGGGCTAGATGCTAAAACGCTTTTACATAAACTCAATAATATCGTTGAAGAGAACTGCAATATTACAACGGATTTATTTCAGTAGGCTTTTTAAGCCTACTGAACATCTCATTTTACTCGTTTCTTAAGGTATCAAGTACATTAATTTGAGTTGCTTTATGCGCGGGATAATAGGAAGAGAGCGTTACAATAAAACTAGTTCCAATGACGATAAGCACAAAATCAAGCATTGAAAGATCTAATGGTAATTTAGCTGTTCCATAGACATCTGCTGGTAAAGAGATAATATCAAACGAACCTAGCACAAAAAGTGCCAACCCGCCAAGCAAAATACCAAACAGCATTCCTCCACCTCCAATCACAAGTCCTAAATAGAAAAAGGTATTTTTGATCTCTTTTTTATACGCACCCAAGGAGAGTAATAAAGCAATTTCTTTACGCCTATTCATAACTGTCATTAAAAGCGAGCTAATAATATTTAAAGAAGCAATTAAAATAATAAGCATCAAAACAATAAATAAAGCCCTTTTCTCAAGCGCTAAAGCTGCAAAAAAGTTACCATTCATCTGCCACCAACCCACAATGCCTAGATCATCAGGGAGAACTTTACGAATTTTTTCAATATCCACAAATGGTTCGTCCGAATAAATATGAATCCCATCAAATTGACCAACTTCATACTGCATCACTTGCGCTAATGAATCAAGTGTTGTATACATATAAGCTTTATCATACGCCATTAAGCCAGAACGAAATGAGCCCTGAAAATTAAAACGTTTCATTTTAGGAATGAGGCTCATACCACCAGGATCATTTTTGGTAAAGATAAGTGTTGCTTTTTCATCTTGTGCAAAAAGATGTGTTTTAGCAATTTCACTCCCTGTAATCAGATCATATTTATCGAGCGTCTTTCCTTTAATAGCTTCAGCAACAATTGCATTAATTTTTGCTTCTTGTTCAAAATTAACACCAAAGAGCATGCCGCCTTCCAAACGATTACCTTTTTTGATAATCACTTGTGTCGAGATATAAGGACTAAATTTAAGTTTTGGAAACTGCTCTTGCAGTGCATTGAGTTGAGTTTGATCGACAGGAGAAAAACTTCGTGAATAGATAGAGAGTGGATAATTCATGGTAAAGAGTTTTTTTTCAAACTCTTTATCAAATCCATTCATAATCGCCATAGCAACCATAAGGACTGTCAATCCAATAGCTACGCCAAAAAAAGCAAGAAGTGAAATAACCGTAATAAAAGGTTGTGACTTGTCAAAACGTAAATACTTTTTGACAAGGTAAAAACTAAGATTTTTTTGCACGCTAGGCCCTTATGCTAAAAGCCCTTTTTTAGGACCACTCTTACCACAACATTGTTTATATTTTTTACCACTTCCACACGGACATGGCTCATTACGTGCTGCTTTTTTATCTTTGTCATCTTCTTCATCTGCATAGGGGCTTTGATGT from Sulfurospirillum diekertiae includes:
- a CDS encoding ABC transporter permease → MQKNLSFYLVKKYLRFDKSQPFITVISLLAFFGVAIGLTVLMVAMAIMNGFDKEFEKKLFTMNYPLSIYSRSFSPVDQTQLNALQEQFPKLKFSPYISTQVIIKKGNRLEGGMLFGVNFEQEAKINAIVAEAIKGKTLDKYDLITGSEIAKTHLFAQDEKATLIFTKNDPGGMSLIPKMKRFNFQGSFRSGLMAYDKAYMYTTLDSLAQVMQYEVGQFDGIHIYSDEPFVDIEKIRKVLPDDLGIVGWWQMNGNFFAALALEKRALFIVLMLIILIASLNIISSLLMTVMNRRKEIALLLSLGAYKKEIKNTFFYLGLVIGGGGMLFGILLGGLALFVLGSFDIISLPADVYGTAKLPLDLSMLDFVLIVIGTSFIVTLSSYYPAHKATQINVLDTLRNE